GGATATTTTGCCGGCAGATATTGTAGAAGAGCTGAAGAAGCTTCAGGATTCAGTTCCTTCAATTTCCTTTGATGAAGTAAAAAAAGTAATAGAAGAAGAGTTTAAAGAAGAGCTGAAAAATATCTACAAAGAATTTGAAGAAGAACCGATAGCAGCAGCTTCCATATCCCAGGTACACCGGGCAAGGCTTATTACAGGTCAAGAAGTTGCTGTTAAAGTACAAAGACCTGAAATAGAAAAAATAATAAAGCAGGATATAAATATTCTAAAAGACTTGGCAAGTTTTGTGGACAACCATACCAAGTACGGCAAAACCTACAGCTTTAAGGAAATGGTTTTAGAGCTGGAAGGAGTAATTAAAAATGAATTGGATTTTACTAAAGAAGCAGAAAATTTAGACAGGTTTAAAGAGAATTTTGCTAAGGATGAAGGTGTTATTGTGCCAAATGTGAAGTGGGTTTACACCAAAAAACGTGTTCTTACTATGGAGTATGTGGAAGGTATTAAAATAGATGACCATGAGAAACTGGACAAGGCCGGTTTAGACAGGAATGAAATTGCAGAAAGGCTTGCAACTTCTATCTGCAATCAAATATTAAGGGATGGTTTTTTTCATGCAGACCCACACCCGGGGAATATACGGATTTTACCTGATGGTACCATAATTTTCTTAGACTTAGGAATGGTTGGTACTTTAAGTGAGTCCAGAAAAAATATGATATTAAAATTTTTCATAGGGGTTACCTCTAGAAACAGCAAGTTAGTTGTTAAGTCAATAGTTGATATGGGGGCAATACAAAATAAAAGTAATTTAAAAATGTTTGAAAAAGATGTGGATGAAATTATAGATAAATACCTGACAATGCCTCTAAAGGAAATAAAAATTGATGAAGCGGTTTATGAGATTTTTAATATAGCACATTCAAACCAAATTAGAATCCCAAGGGAATTTGCACTTTTAGCAAAGACATTAGGCACACTTCAAGGGGTACTTGAAAAACTGTCCCCGGATATTAACCCTGCTATAATTATTAAGCCAGTTGCAAAAAGGCTTATTTATAAATCTTTTACCTTAGAGAGAATAAGCAGGGATATAAGAAAGAATTTATGGAATTACAGGGAGCTGCTGTCTGAGCTTCCCTCTGCAATGCTAAATTTTTTAATGAAGATGGAAAATGAAAATTTTACTCTTCAGCTGGAGCTTAAAGAAATAGGGGAGATACAAAAAAGGTTTGAAAGAGCGTTAAACAGGATGTCCTTTAGTCTGGTTTTGCTTTCCATAAGTATTATAATTGCCGGGATTATAATAGGTTCAAGTTTAAGTGCTACAGCGGGAGTAGGAAGTGAGACATCCTTTTTAAATGTTGTAATATTAAGAGTGAGTTTGGCGGTGGCGTCAATTATAGTTATTGTAATGGCGATTTCAATGTTAAAGTCAAAAAATCCTTAAAGGATGAAAAAAACTATGAAATATTCACGGAACATATAAAACCCCAGGGGAATATTCTCACCTGGGGTTTTTACCACTTAGAATATCTAATTTATTTTAACATTTTAAAATTATCAAAGAGTTCTTTTACAGGTACAGATGCAAAACCTGAATTGGTGTCAGACATTGCATAAGGTATAATTAAGTGGTCATTATGAAGGAGAGCTCCGCAGGAGTATACCACATTTGGCACATACCCTTCACGTTCCTCCTCTGTCGGGGTCAAAAGAGGCTCCTCAAGAACACCGATTACCTTTGAAGGATCTTCTAAATCAAGTAAAATTGCACCGATGCAGTACTGACGCATAGGTCCTACCCCGTGGGTGAGCAAAATCCAGCCTTCATCTGTTTCGATAGGAGAACCACAATTGCCAATCTGCATTATTTCCCATGGAAACTCAGGTTTTTTCAAAAGCTTGTGTTCATTCCAAAAATGTATATTGTCAGACTCCATTATAAACAACTGTTCTCCGTCTATCCTGGATATCATCATATACTTGCCGTTTACCTTTCGTGGGAACAAAGCCATGCCTTTGTCTTTTACTGACTTTCCGTTTAATGTTATCATTTTAAAAGAAAGAAAATCTTTAGTTTCAAGTAATTGAGGCAAAATACTCTTACCATTGTATGCGGTATAAGTTGCATAATAGGTAACGCTTCCATTGTCATCTACAAATTTTACAAACCTTGCATCTTCAATCCCGTTGCTTTCATTACTTGACACAGGTACAATTACTCTTTCTGATAATTTTTGATCAAAACTGAATTGTATTTCATAATTTGACTCTGCCAGCCATTTTATATCACTGATTGTCTTTTCAAATGCAGAAGTCAAAGAAACTTCACGTTTTTGTATAAGATTTATTGACGCTAAAAGTTCTGATAGTGTAAAACTATCACCCAGGTATGAAAAGACCTCATTTACATGGTAATCCATGCAATTCATTTCCTTAAGCTTCATTAAAAAAGTGTGTTTGTCATAAGTAGGGTTTTTCAAAACCTTAGGTGTTTCAGCAAATCTGCTTACTTCATCAAGTTTTATGGATAGATTTTCGTCAATTACACCGCTTCTAAATTCAATAGAAGAAATATGATTTTCGCCCGTGGAGCGGAAACTTAATATAAATCTCAAAGAGCCGTCAGGCAATCCATGCTGGTTAAAATGCGGTACAATGGATGGGTTAAAAAAAGCAGCAGCCTGTATTGAATATTCATTTGTGAAAGATGCTCCGATAAGTGCCCTTCTAGAATCACTTAAATGAACGCCTTCCGGTATTAAATGCTTTATGGCATTGAAATTTCTATCAAAAATACGCCATATATTTTTATGTCTGTGGGAGAAATTTTCTATAACTTTGTCAAGAATTGACTGCACTTCACTTTCAGAAAAGGACATGATTCTGTTTAGGACGTTTTTTACTCTTTCATCTTCTCTGGGGCGGTATAGTTTGGCGATAACTCTGCTCTTATCTAGGAAGAATTTGGGTTGCATACGGTTAACGTTTACTGCCATATGAACTCTCCTTTACATAAATACATCTCTATGTTCATTATACAATATTTTTTCCGGATAATAAATACTAATTTCAATATATGATATTATTAATAATAAAAAAAATGTGCCATTCCATGAACTTTCCGCACATAATTGTATAGATACTACAAGTTTAAAAAAATTCCTGCAAATTTATGAAAGATATAAAAATAAAATTTTGTCACAGGAAAGATTAAAAAAACACGCAATTACATGGAGTGGAGGTGGCAGATAATACTTGAAGATGATGAAGGAAAAGTGATAAACTATTTAAAGAGGTTAGTTCTTGTAATTTTATGATATATTAAGGTGTTCAGTTATTATTTAAGTTTTCAAAAAATTAAAAATAAATTTACTGGATGGCATGAGGTTGACATGTTGTATATTATACTATTTATACTGTTATTACCATTTGCTATACTTTTAGAATGTGCATGCCGGTCCTAAGACATACGGGTAAAAAAAACAGCTGCTGGAACGGAAACAGCTAATAGGAAGGAATGGCGGCCGGTGTTGAATTGTCAATATGGAACAATTAAATATATGTAGAAGCTTTAGTTTTTCACTATACATATTTCACTATACAATACATGCAAAATATTATAAAATAAAATGATAAGCGTCTGTGTAATAGGAGTGGTTTTACAGCAATAATCACAGTAGAAAGGGGTTTTAGATATGAAAGTAGCAATATTATCACCTATTGCATGGAGGACACCTCCAAGGCACTACGGACCGTGGGAAAGGGTTGTGTCCCTTTTGACGGAAGGACTGGTAAAGGAAAATATTGATGTAACCCTTTATGCAACAAAGGATTCAGTAACAAAGGCAAAGCTAAGGGGAATTTGTGAAAGACCCTATGAAGAGGACAAAAGTATAGACCCTAAAGTGTGGGAATGCCTTCACATATCTGAAATTATGGAACAGGCAGACGAGTTTGATATAATTCACAATAATTTTGATTTTTTGCCCTTAACCTACAGCGGGCTTATAAAAACACCTATGGTTACAACCATTCACGGGTTTTCATCACCTAAAATTTTGCCTGTATACAAAAAGTACAACAAGAAAACCTATTACGTTTCCATTAGTGATGCTGACAGAAGCTCTGAACTTGACTATATAAGAACTGTATATCACGGTATTGACATTAATAACTTCACATTGAAAGAGGAAGAGGGGAAATACCTTCTTTTCTTTGGAAGAATTCACCATGACAAAGGAGCTAAAGAAGCAATAGAAATAGCAAAAAAAGCAGGGATGAAACTTATTATCGCCGGCATTATCCAGGATGAAAAATATTATGAAGAATTTGTTAAACCTCATTTAGGAGATGATATTGAGTACATAGGATCTGTAGGACCTGAAAAAAGAGATGAGATTTTAGGAAATGCATATGCACTCCTTCATCCAATTAATTTCAACGAACCTTTTGGTTTAAGCGTTGTTGAATCAATGGCCTGCGGAACTCCTGTATTGGCATTTAACAAAGGTTCCATGCCAGAATTAATTCAAAACGGTGTAAACGGGTTTATATCAGAAAGTATTGATGAAATGTGTGAACAGATAAAAGATGTAAAAAAGATATCCAGAAAAGAGTGCCGCAAGACTGTAGTAGAAAGATTTAGTCAAGAAAAAATGGTAAAGGAATATATTAAAGTTTACGAAGAAATATTAAATACTAGATAAAAATTAAAATACAGTACAAAAATATAAAGCAAAAATATAAAATAAAATATAAAATAAAGATACGAGATAAAAATAATAAGATAGAAATACAAGATAAGCATTTTAGTAGGTGTTTAAAAGGACTTTGGAAGGATTATTTTTCATTGCAAGGAGGAAATTATGCAGATAAGTGAAAGGGACTGGGTATATGAGAAGCAGAGGCTTGAAAAAATATATAAAATAATTGAGGCAAATATAGAAGTAATGGATAAATACTTAGAAAGCTTCAAAGGAAAATTAATTGCTACAAATAAGATGATGTGGGAAGACACTGCACATTTCACAGATGACTTTGACAGGCTGGTTGAAACAAAGCAGTATTTGGATATATTAAAGAATTTTAGTGAAAAGCGGGAGTTTTTTAACAGGAGAAAGGCTCAACTGGAAAAACTCCAAAAGTCTCCTTACTTTGCAAGGGTGGATTTTTTAGAAAAAG
The genomic region above belongs to Acetivibrio saccincola and contains:
- a CDS encoding glycosyltransferase family 4 protein, producing MKVAILSPIAWRTPPRHYGPWERVVSLLTEGLVKENIDVTLYATKDSVTKAKLRGICERPYEEDKSIDPKVWECLHISEIMEQADEFDIIHNNFDFLPLTYSGLIKTPMVTTIHGFSSPKILPVYKKYNKKTYYVSISDADRSSELDYIRTVYHGIDINNFTLKEEEGKYLLFFGRIHHDKGAKEAIEIAKKAGMKLIIAGIIQDEKYYEEFVKPHLGDDIEYIGSVGPEKRDEILGNAYALLHPINFNEPFGLSVVESMACGTPVLAFNKGSMPELIQNGVNGFISESIDEMCEQIKDVKKISRKECRKTVVERFSQEKMVKEYIKVYEEILNTR
- a CDS encoding glycoside hydrolase family 130 protein, which translates into the protein MAVNVNRMQPKFFLDKSRVIAKLYRPREDERVKNVLNRIMSFSESEVQSILDKVIENFSHRHKNIWRIFDRNFNAIKHLIPEGVHLSDSRRALIGASFTNEYSIQAAAFFNPSIVPHFNQHGLPDGSLRFILSFRSTGENHISSIEFRSGVIDENLSIKLDEVSRFAETPKVLKNPTYDKHTFLMKLKEMNCMDYHVNEVFSYLGDSFTLSELLASINLIQKREVSLTSAFEKTISDIKWLAESNYEIQFSFDQKLSERVIVPVSSNESNGIEDARFVKFVDDNGSVTYYATYTAYNGKSILPQLLETKDFLSFKMITLNGKSVKDKGMALFPRKVNGKYMMISRIDGEQLFIMESDNIHFWNEHKLLKKPEFPWEIMQIGNCGSPIETDEGWILLTHGVGPMRQYCIGAILLDLEDPSKVIGVLEEPLLTPTEEEREGYVPNVVYSCGALLHNDHLIIPYAMSDTNSGFASVPVKELFDNFKMLK
- the ubiB gene encoding 2-polyprenylphenol 6-hydroxylase codes for the protein MLNRKISITRYRQIITVLTKHGFGLLLDQLGIFKYLKMKKLNSEDARSDKVKLSTGERLRLSLEELGPTFIKLGQVLSTRPDILPADIVEELKKLQDSVPSISFDEVKKVIEEEFKEELKNIYKEFEEEPIAAASISQVHRARLITGQEVAVKVQRPEIEKIIKQDINILKDLASFVDNHTKYGKTYSFKEMVLELEGVIKNELDFTKEAENLDRFKENFAKDEGVIVPNVKWVYTKKRVLTMEYVEGIKIDDHEKLDKAGLDRNEIAERLATSICNQILRDGFFHADPHPGNIRILPDGTIIFLDLGMVGTLSESRKNMILKFFIGVTSRNSKLVVKSIVDMGAIQNKSNLKMFEKDVDEIIDKYLTMPLKEIKIDEAVYEIFNIAHSNQIRIPREFALLAKTLGTLQGVLEKLSPDINPAIIIKPVAKRLIYKSFTLERISRDIRKNLWNYRELLSELPSAMLNFLMKMENENFTLQLELKEIGEIQKRFERALNRMSFSLVLLSISIIIAGIIIGSSLSATAGVGSETSFLNVVILRVSLAVASIIVIVMAISMLKSKNP